A single genomic interval of Devosia oryziradicis harbors:
- the folK gene encoding 2-amino-4-hydroxy-6-hydroxymethyldihydropteridine diphosphokinase, which translates to MTSKAWLSLGANLGDPPTQLAEAVRRIGDHPAITVIAQSGIFATKPWGKTDQPDFANIAIGIETTLKPIELLDVLLAIELAMGRVRTEVWGPRLIDIDMIAYDRFEIKTARLTLPHPYAHERDFVLDPLRQIAKDVADWVVMCAAKPR; encoded by the coding sequence ATGACGTCAAAGGCCTGGCTAAGTCTTGGCGCCAATCTGGGAGACCCGCCGACGCAGCTTGCCGAAGCGGTGCGGCGCATAGGCGACCATCCGGCAATCACGGTCATCGCCCAGTCCGGCATCTTCGCTACCAAGCCTTGGGGCAAGACTGATCAGCCCGACTTCGCCAACATCGCCATCGGCATCGAAACCACGCTCAAGCCCATTGAATTGCTTGATGTTTTGCTCGCCATCGAATTGGCGATGGGCAGGGTACGCACCGAGGTCTGGGGCCCGCGCCTGATCGATATCGACATGATCGCCTATGATCGGTTCGAGATCAAAACCGCCAGGCTGACCCTGCCCCATCCCTATGCACACGAGCGCGACTTCGTGCTCGATCCGTTGCGACAGATCGCTAAGGATGTGGCCGATTGGGTCGTCATGTGCGCGGCCAAGCCGCGTTAG
- a CDS encoding SLC13 family permease: protein MTLPQIFVFLTIGLMMLAFIWGRWRYDVVAVGALIAAIALGIVPPAEAFTGFSDDIVIIVGSALVVSAAVSYSGIMEAAVRRFAPGVSSPRAQLILLVITVTVLSAFVKNIGALAIMMPIAFQMARRSGVSPSLFLMPMSFGSLLGGLMTQIGTSPNIIVSRIREEMTGQAFAMFDYTPTGLALSVVGVVFLGLCYRLLPERQRQETGMDSAIEIKNYTTEARVAEDSPAIGKTVADIQRNADGRAMVIRILGASGQRRTPLPDMKLRLGDILVIEGAADALDNMVSQSGLVFSERRGAATKDAADMGTIEAVIGESSALIGATARELTLFDRTGLNLLAVSRRDQRFTERLGQIRFQNGDVILLQGHMNRLPELLREWDCLPLVERGLRLGSVRNGLVPLAILLVAMGATAFGVVPVASAFFAAAAAMVISRSIPLRDVYSALDAPILIMLACLIPVSDSLRSSGGTDLIANWLSATAATMPGWGALALIMVAAMAVTPFLNNAATVLVMAPIAATFATDLGYAPEAFLLAVAIGAGCDFLTPIGHQCNTLVMGPGGYKFGDYWRLGAPLSLLVVLVGVPMLMLVWPF, encoded by the coding sequence ATGACCCTGCCTCAAATCTTCGTCTTCCTGACAATCGGTCTCATGATGCTGGCCTTCATCTGGGGACGATGGCGTTACGACGTCGTCGCCGTCGGGGCCCTGATCGCAGCCATCGCACTGGGAATCGTCCCGCCCGCCGAAGCCTTCACCGGCTTCTCCGACGATATCGTGATCATCGTCGGCAGCGCCTTGGTAGTCAGCGCCGCAGTTTCCTATTCCGGCATCATGGAAGCGGCAGTCCGCAGGTTCGCGCCAGGTGTCAGTTCACCCCGCGCCCAGCTCATCCTGCTGGTGATAACGGTCACGGTGCTGAGCGCCTTCGTCAAGAATATCGGCGCCTTGGCGATCATGATGCCCATCGCCTTCCAGATGGCACGCAGGTCGGGCGTTTCGCCGTCGCTCTTCCTGATGCCCATGTCGTTCGGATCGCTGCTGGGCGGGCTGATGACCCAGATCGGCACCTCCCCCAACATCATCGTGTCCCGCATCCGCGAGGAAATGACGGGGCAGGCCTTCGCCATGTTCGACTACACGCCCACCGGCCTGGCCCTTTCGGTGGTGGGCGTCGTCTTCCTCGGCCTCTGCTACCGGCTGCTGCCTGAGCGCCAGCGGCAGGAGACCGGCATGGATAGTGCCATCGAGATCAAGAACTACACCACCGAGGCGCGCGTCGCGGAGGATTCTCCTGCCATCGGCAAGACGGTGGCAGACATCCAGCGCAATGCCGATGGCCGTGCCATGGTCATCCGCATTCTTGGCGCGTCCGGCCAGCGGCGGACACCCCTGCCCGACATGAAGCTGCGGCTTGGCGATATCCTGGTGATCGAGGGCGCAGCGGACGCGCTGGACAATATGGTGAGCCAATCGGGCCTGGTCTTTTCCGAACGGCGTGGCGCCGCAACCAAGGACGCCGCCGATATGGGTACCATCGAGGCGGTCATCGGCGAAAGTTCGGCGCTGATTGGCGCCACGGCGCGGGAACTCACCCTGTTCGACCGGACGGGCCTCAACCTGCTGGCGGTCAGCCGGCGCGATCAGCGCTTCACCGAGCGGCTGGGTCAGATTCGCTTCCAGAATGGCGACGTCATCCTGCTGCAGGGGCACATGAACCGCCTGCCCGAACTGCTGCGCGAGTGGGACTGCCTGCCGCTGGTCGAGCGTGGCCTGCGGCTGGGCAGCGTGCGCAACGGCCTGGTGCCACTGGCCATCTTGCTGGTTGCAATGGGCGCCACGGCCTTCGGCGTGGTGCCGGTCGCCTCCGCCTTCTTTGCCGCCGCCGCCGCCATGGTGATCAGCCGCTCCATCCCGCTGCGGGACGTCTACTCGGCGCTCGACGCGCCGATCCTCATCATGCTGGCCTGCCTGATCCCAGTCTCGGATTCGCTGCGCAGCTCGGGCGGCACCGACCTGATCGCCAACTGGCTGTCGGCCACTGCCGCCACCATGCCCGGTTGGGGTGCCCTCGCACTCATCATGGTAGCCGCCATGGCGGTGACGCCGTTTCTCAACAATGCCGCGACCGTGCTGGTCATGGCGCCCATCGCTGCCACCTTTGCTACCGATCTCGGCTACGCCCCCGAGGCTTTCCTCCTTGCCGTGGCCATCGGCGCCGGCTGCGATTTCCTCACGCCGATCGGCCACCAATGCAACACCCTCGTGATGGGGCCAGGCGGCTACAAATTCGGCGACTATTGGAGGCTCGGCGCGCCCTTGTCGCTGCTTGTCGTGCTGGTTGGCGTCCCGATGCTCATGCTGGTGTGGCCGTTCTAG
- the crcB gene encoding fluoride efflux transporter CrcB, whose amino-acid sequence MYPFFLVGLGGALGAMARFGVGQIIGRLWPMSFPLATLLINLVGSLAMGLFVGLMARWLPTWQSDARLFVAVGILGGFTTFSTFSLDTIVLIERGEVVAAGAYVLLSVVLCLIGLYLGLLVTRGVA is encoded by the coding sequence ATGTATCCCTTCTTTCTCGTCGGCCTGGGTGGCGCGCTGGGCGCCATGGCACGTTTCGGCGTGGGGCAGATAATCGGCCGTTTGTGGCCGATGTCGTTCCCGCTCGCCACGCTGCTGATCAACCTCGTCGGCTCGCTCGCCATGGGTCTGTTCGTCGGGCTGATGGCCCGCTGGCTCCCAACCTGGCAAAGCGATGCACGGTTGTTCGTCGCCGTGGGCATCCTGGGCGGCTTCACGACCTTCTCGACCTTCTCGCTGGATACGATCGTGTTGATCGAGCGCGGCGAAGTGGTTGCGGCTGGCGCCTATGTGCTGTTGTCGGTTGTGCTCTGCCTCATAGGGCTTTATCTCGGGCTTTTGGTGACCCGAGGCGTGGCATGA
- a CDS encoding type III PLP-dependent enzyme domain-containing protein codes for MTTEPKHVYPNTSALIAAEEPDFPAFLFSERELHKATKVFRKGFDGLLTYAVKCNPSPHIIAQLHREGLKAFDVASNTEMELVRDHAPGAVMHYNNPIKNKREIERAYEEFGVRSFTIDHPQQLDQLAAVVSPSRDVEVTTRFKAGKALKSYDFGIKFGVMEQGAAEIVSAVEAMGFTPSLCFHVGSQCEDAYAYERHIAAAARIVEEAGIELKRLNIGGGYPAPYPTSEAPPMDYYFETIATAVSDHFGDKNKPELIIEPGRALVTSSTSLLLRVKHQRGGQSVYVNDGAYGSLMEVKFMHFTPPVRVWRGPRVHDNNQEFSEFTIWGPTCDSYDVLPQVFTLPADIDEDDWIEFGLMGAYTQASLTPFNGFDRRDQYWVEEVYTGKDQQPE; via the coding sequence ATGACCACCGAGCCGAAGCACGTCTATCCGAACACCTCCGCCCTGATAGCGGCGGAAGAGCCGGACTTTCCGGCATTCCTGTTCTCCGAGCGCGAGCTTCACAAGGCTACCAAGGTCTTCCGGAAGGGCTTTGACGGGCTGCTGACCTATGCCGTCAAGTGCAACCCGTCCCCGCACATCATCGCCCAACTGCACCGCGAGGGACTCAAGGCCTTCGACGTTGCCTCCAATACCGAGATGGAACTGGTGCGCGACCACGCCCCCGGCGCGGTGATGCACTATAACAACCCCATCAAGAACAAGCGCGAGATCGAACGCGCCTACGAAGAGTTCGGTGTCCGCAGCTTCACTATCGACCATCCGCAGCAGCTCGACCAGCTTGCCGCCGTGGTGTCGCCCAGCCGCGACGTGGAGGTAACGACCCGCTTCAAGGCCGGCAAGGCGCTCAAGTCCTATGACTTCGGCATCAAGTTCGGCGTCATGGAACAAGGTGCGGCCGAAATCGTCAGCGCCGTCGAGGCCATGGGCTTCACGCCGAGCCTCTGCTTCCATGTGGGCAGCCAGTGCGAGGATGCCTACGCCTATGAGCGCCACATCGCCGCCGCCGCGCGCATCGTCGAAGAAGCGGGCATCGAATTGAAGCGCCTCAATATCGGTGGCGGCTATCCGGCCCCCTACCCGACCAGCGAGGCGCCGCCGATGGACTACTATTTCGAGACCATTGCTACGGCCGTGTCGGACCATTTCGGCGACAAGAACAAGCCCGAACTGATCATCGAGCCCGGCCGAGCCCTGGTGACTTCGTCCACCTCGCTGCTGCTGCGCGTCAAGCATCAGCGCGGCGGCCAGTCGGTTTATGTCAATGACGGCGCCTATGGCAGCCTCATGGAAGTCAAGTTCATGCACTTCACCCCGCCGGTCCGCGTCTGGCGCGGCCCCCGTGTGCACGACAACAACCAGGAATTCTCCGAATTCACCATCTGGGGACCCACTTGCGACAGCTATGACGTGCTGCCACAGGTGTTCACCCTGCCCGCCGATATCGATGAAGACGACTGGATCGAATTCGGCCTGATGGGCGCCTATACCCAGGCGTCCCTGACCCCGTTCAACGGCTTCGACCGCCGCGACCAATACTGGGTCGAGGAAGTCTACACCGGCAAGGACCAGCAGCCGGAATAG
- the folP gene encoding dihydropteroate synthase, with protein MHTQHTIPLPGRAPLTFGQTPLVMGILNVTPDSFSDGGQHNLVDSALAHARQMIAEGAAIIDVGGESTRPGSQPVGVQEELDRVMPVIDALIAAGIEVPLSIDTYKPLVADQAIQAGASIINDVHGLQGAPEMAEVAALHQVPVIAMHWQKDRDHRTPLLDDMVRYFQASVALAERAGLGRDRLILDPGFGFGKSLAENYQVLQQLAGIGQAISRHACPILVGTSRKSMIGKLLDNQPAERLAGTIATTIIGYINGGHVFRVHDVKANRDALRVAQATLYGLPEDR; from the coding sequence ATGCACACCCAGCACACCATTCCCCTGCCCGGTCGCGCGCCGTTGACCTTTGGCCAAACGCCGCTGGTCATGGGAATTCTCAACGTCACGCCCGACAGTTTCTCCGATGGTGGCCAGCACAATCTTGTCGACAGCGCCCTCGCTCATGCCCGGCAGATGATTGCCGAAGGTGCCGCCATCATCGACGTGGGCGGCGAAAGCACGCGACCCGGATCGCAACCGGTGGGAGTGCAGGAAGAACTCGATCGCGTCATGCCGGTCATCGACGCCCTGATCGCCGCTGGCATCGAGGTGCCCCTTTCCATCGACACCTACAAGCCCCTGGTTGCCGACCAGGCCATCCAGGCCGGCGCTTCCATCATCAACGACGTTCATGGGCTGCAAGGCGCGCCCGAAATGGCCGAGGTCGCCGCCCTGCACCAGGTTCCGGTCATCGCCATGCACTGGCAGAAAGACCGCGACCACCGCACTCCCTTGCTCGATGATATGGTCCGCTATTTCCAGGCCAGCGTCGCGCTGGCCGAACGGGCTGGGCTAGGTCGCGACCGCCTCATCCTCGATCCCGGCTTCGGCTTTGGCAAATCACTCGCCGAAAACTACCAAGTCCTGCAGCAACTCGCCGGCATTGGGCAAGCAATCTCCCGGCATGCTTGCCCTATTCTTGTCGGCACGTCGCGCAAGTCCATGATCGGCAAGCTGCTCGACAACCAGCCCGCCGAACGCCTCGCCGGAACCATCGCAACAACCATCATTGGTTACATCAATGGCGGCCACGTCTTCCGCGTCCACGACGTCAAAGCCAACCGCGACGCTCTTCGCGTCGCCCAGGCGACCCTGTATGGTCTGCCCGAGGACCGTTAG
- a CDS encoding HAD family hydrolase, whose translation MSLVVFDMDGTLIDSGAEITARVLKAFASVGLPAPSRETIRANVGLSLPIYLSAVSGSDDPEVISALFDAYRAAAAASPPGQMPMFDGARGLLERLKTRPDTQLAIATGKGRAGLDKTLTQNDMTSYFASLQTPDTNPSKPHPGMLHSAMAACGALPHNTLMIGDAVFDIEMAKAASVRSIGVAWGLQPVEDLAAAGATATVTRFEDLYDLIDALLEDKAHA comes from the coding sequence GTGAGCCTGGTCGTCTTCGACATGGATGGCACGCTGATCGACAGCGGCGCCGAGATCACCGCGCGCGTGCTCAAGGCCTTTGCTTCGGTAGGCCTACCGGCGCCGTCGCGCGAGACCATTCGCGCCAATGTCGGACTGTCGCTGCCGATCTACCTCAGCGCGGTGTCCGGCAGTGATGACCCCGAGGTGATCTCGGCACTGTTCGACGCGTATCGGGCGGCCGCCGCCGCCTCGCCGCCCGGCCAGATGCCGATGTTCGATGGTGCACGCGGCTTGCTGGAGCGACTGAAAACTCGGCCCGATACCCAATTGGCGATTGCAACCGGGAAGGGACGGGCGGGCCTCGACAAGACGCTGACGCAGAATGACATGACGTCCTATTTCGCCAGCCTTCAAACGCCGGACACCAACCCGTCCAAGCCGCATCCGGGCATGCTGCATTCGGCCATGGCGGCCTGCGGTGCACTGCCGCATAATACGTTGATGATAGGCGATGCCGTCTTCGACATCGAAATGGCCAAGGCCGCCAGCGTGCGGTCTATCGGTGTCGCCTGGGGCCTGCAGCCGGTCGAGGACCTGGCGGCAGCGGGAGCCACGGCCACCGTTACCCGCTTCGAGGATCTCTACGACCTCATCGATGCCCTGCTGGAGGACAAAGCCCATGCGTGA
- a CDS encoding replication-associated recombination protein A, with amino-acid sequence MSDLFAADPADNDTARPLADQLRPRSLDEVIGQPHLLGPDGTLRRMIASGRLGSLILWGPPGTGKTTVARLLADQIGYTFEQISAVFSGVADLKKVFEKARFQRLSGHRTLLFVDEIHRFNRAQQDGFLPVMEDGTVVLVGATTENPSFELNAALLSRSQVLRFESLGLDDLEKLVQRAEALTGAALPLAPEARQTLLTLADGDGRALLGLVEEVLASAKAGEVLDAAGLLTVVQRRAPIYDKAQDGHYNLISALHKTIRGSDPDAALYYFARMLVAGEDPLFLARRLIRMASEDIGEADPQALPMAVAARDAYQMLGSPEGELALAQVVVHLALAPKSNAVYTAFKAAMSVARETGSPMPPMVILNAPTKLMKGSGYGEGYIYDHDTPEAFSGQEYFPEKIGRKKFYHPVERGFERDLRKRIDYFERLRAAKRDEAEG; translated from the coding sequence ATGTCCGACCTCTTCGCCGCCGATCCCGCCGACAACGATACTGCCCGCCCGCTGGCGGATCAGTTGCGCCCGCGTTCGCTGGACGAGGTGATCGGCCAGCCGCACCTGCTGGGGCCCGATGGCACCCTGCGGCGGATGATTGCCAGTGGCCGGCTGGGCTCGCTGATCCTGTGGGGCCCGCCAGGCACGGGCAAGACCACCGTGGCGCGGCTGCTGGCCGACCAGATCGGGTACACGTTCGAGCAGATTTCGGCGGTGTTTTCCGGCGTGGCCGACCTCAAGAAGGTGTTCGAGAAGGCCCGCTTCCAGCGGTTGTCGGGTCATCGGACGCTGCTGTTTGTCGACGAAATCCATCGCTTCAATCGCGCGCAGCAGGACGGCTTCCTGCCGGTGATGGAAGATGGCACCGTGGTGCTGGTTGGCGCCACCACCGAGAACCCTTCCTTCGAGCTCAACGCGGCTCTGCTGTCGCGCAGCCAGGTGCTGCGCTTCGAGTCCCTTGGCCTCGACGACCTCGAAAAGCTCGTCCAGCGGGCCGAGGCACTGACCGGCGCGGCACTGCCACTCGCGCCCGAGGCGCGACAGACGCTGCTGACGCTGGCCGATGGCGACGGGCGCGCGCTGCTTGGCCTTGTCGAGGAAGTGCTGGCTTCAGCCAAGGCGGGTGAAGTGCTCGACGCGGCGGGGCTCCTCACCGTGGTGCAGCGCCGGGCCCCGATTTATGACAAGGCGCAGGACGGGCACTACAACCTGATCTCGGCTTTGCACAAGACGATCCGCGGTTCCGACCCAGACGCCGCCCTCTATTATTTCGCCCGCATGCTGGTAGCTGGGGAGGATCCCCTGTTTCTTGCGCGCCGGCTGATCCGCATGGCCTCCGAGGATATTGGCGAGGCCGATCCGCAGGCGCTGCCCATGGCCGTCGCGGCGCGCGATGCCTATCAGATGCTCGGCTCGCCAGAGGGCGAACTGGCGCTGGCCCAGGTCGTGGTGCATCTGGCCTTGGCGCCCAAGTCAAACGCCGTCTACACCGCTTTCAAGGCTGCCATGAGCGTAGCGAGGGAAACCGGTTCGCCGATGCCGCCCATGGTGATCCTCAACGCCCCGACCAAATTGATGAAGGGCTCGGGCTATGGCGAGGGTTACATCTATGACCACGATACGCCGGAAGCGTTTTCCGGGCAGGAGTACTTTCCCGAAAAGATCGGTCGGAAGAAATTCTACCATCCGGTCGAGCGCGGTTTCGAGCGGGACCTGAGAAAGCGCATCGACTATTTCGAACGGCTGCGGGCAGCCAAGCGAGACGAGGCAGAAGGCTAG
- a CDS encoding RluA family pseudouridine synthase, with protein MSGVQQRQVESDEDGMRLDRWFATHFPQLGFGRLQKLIRNGEVKVDKAKVTTSTRLVGGQTVRIPPIDDPDVVRPPKVSEADAQFLRELILYEDDDIYVFNKPHGLAVQGGSGTKRHIDGMLKSLPNKKGEPPRLVHRLDRDTSGCLVVAKTKAAASHFGTVFRSRSARKIYWAIVAGNPHPQQGEISCFLARQSTEDGEQMVVVKNGTPGAQHSMSYYSTTDTASRRFAWVTLKPVTGRTHQLRVHMAQLGTPIIGDPRYFNIENWQGAPGLSEGLHLHARRIAIPLRNGKRLDISAPLPPHIRQSFEALGFDPDRYDVSGDPEDGA; from the coding sequence ATGAGTGGCGTTCAACAGCGGCAAGTGGAAAGCGATGAAGACGGCATGCGTCTGGATCGCTGGTTTGCGACCCATTTCCCCCAGCTCGGCTTCGGGCGCCTGCAAAAGCTGATCCGCAACGGCGAGGTCAAAGTCGACAAGGCCAAGGTGACCACCAGCACCCGTCTGGTCGGTGGGCAGACCGTGCGCATTCCCCCCATCGACGACCCCGACGTGGTGCGCCCGCCCAAGGTCAGTGAGGCGGATGCCCAGTTCCTGCGGGAGCTGATCCTCTACGAAGACGACGACATCTATGTCTTCAACAAGCCGCATGGTCTTGCGGTGCAAGGGGGCAGCGGCACCAAGCGCCATATCGACGGGATGCTCAAGAGCCTGCCCAACAAAAAGGGCGAGCCGCCACGCCTGGTTCACCGGCTGGACCGGGATACGTCGGGCTGTCTGGTCGTCGCCAAGACCAAGGCAGCAGCGAGCCACTTTGGCACGGTGTTCCGCTCACGCTCGGCGCGCAAGATCTATTGGGCCATCGTCGCCGGCAATCCGCATCCGCAGCAGGGTGAAATCTCGTGCTTCCTCGCGCGCCAGAGCACCGAAGATGGCGAGCAGATGGTGGTGGTCAAGAACGGCACGCCCGGCGCGCAGCATTCGATGAGCTACTATTCGACCACCGACACCGCCAGCCGGCGCTTTGCCTGGGTGACGCTCAAGCCCGTGACCGGCCGCACCCACCAGTTGCGCGTGCATATGGCGCAGCTGGGCACGCCGATCATCGGCGACCCGCGCTATTTCAACATCGAGAACTGGCAGGGCGCGCCGGGCCTCAGCGAAGGCCTGCACCTGCATGCCCGCCGCATCGCCATTCCGCTGCGCAACGGTAAGCGCCTCGACATTTCCGCGCCCTTGCCACCGCATATACGGCAGAGCTTCGAGGCCCTGGGCTTCGATCCCGATCGCTACGATGTCAGCGGCGATCCGGAGGACGGGGCGTGA
- a CDS encoding ATP12 family chaperone protein produces the protein MRDQLEEAHQHRDDGYGRAQHLNRVELPKRFYKDVAAGPVDGGFVVTLDGRPVRTPGKKLAVVVPAAPIATAMAAEWAAQGEFIDPSTMPMVRLINSAVESGEEMIPAFREEVVKFASSDLLLYRAESPQELVSEQELAWDSALTTLAGHFGVTFQPTMGIMHQSQPKATLDRLADALSGENLFVLTALVSITGLTGSGLLAMGLWHKLFSPDRVWKAAHVDEDYQIGQWGEDEEAAERRAKRRAEFDTAVSVLNALRA, from the coding sequence ATGCGTGATCAGCTCGAGGAAGCCCACCAGCATCGCGATGACGGCTATGGCAGGGCCCAGCATCTCAATAGGGTCGAACTGCCCAAGCGCTTCTACAAGGACGTGGCCGCGGGGCCGGTCGATGGCGGGTTCGTGGTAACGCTCGACGGCAGGCCGGTGCGGACACCGGGCAAGAAGCTGGCTGTTGTCGTCCCGGCTGCGCCTATCGCCACCGCCATGGCGGCCGAGTGGGCCGCGCAGGGCGAGTTCATCGACCCCTCGACCATGCCCATGGTGCGGCTGATCAACTCTGCAGTCGAAAGCGGCGAGGAGATGATTCCGGCTTTTCGCGAAGAGGTGGTGAAGTTCGCCAGCAGCGACCTCCTGCTCTATCGCGCCGAGAGTCCGCAGGAACTGGTTTCCGAGCAGGAGCTGGCCTGGGACAGCGCGCTTACCACTCTTGCAGGCCATTTTGGCGTCACCTTCCAGCCCACGATGGGCATCATGCACCAGTCCCAGCCCAAGGCGACGCTTGATCGGCTGGCTGATGCGCTGTCGGGAGAGAATCTGTTCGTTCTGACGGCGCTGGTCTCGATCACTGGACTAACTGGATCAGGACTTCTCGCCATGGGCTTGTGGCACAAGCTGTTTTCGCCCGACCGCGTGTGGAAGGCGGCGCATGTCGACGAGGATTACCAGATCGGTCAGTGGGGCGAGGACGAGGAAGCCGCAGAGCGTCGCGCCAAGCGTCGGGCCGAGTTCGATACAGCTGTCTCGGTGCTGAACGCGCTGCGCGCCTAA
- a CDS encoding Do family serine endopeptidase, translating into MSMRTLVLAGVAVAALAIGGTLAFSPWNGPSQAQVAVAVAPPQPAPRVVPRSDEQVKLSFAPVVKAVSPSVVNVYATRIEQAQASPFANDPFFSRFFGQGQLQTRPRESRSLGSGVIVDAGGVILTNRHVIEGATDVRIALSDGREFAVDIVIEDAQTDLAVLRVRDPGSTNFPAITFSDSDALQVGDLVLAIGNPFGVGQTVTSGIVSALARTGVESSDYEFFIQTDAAINPGNSGGALVDLDGRLVGINTAIYSQTGGSVGIGFAIPANMARLVADAGVKGGEIIRPWFGAKMQAVNSDIAASLGMAAPHGALITEVAPDGPAARAGFASGDVILAVDGTAVNDPSAFNFRLATKPIGETTVLSRQRSGVTEDVSLQVEAAPAVGDDAVASISGNSRFAGTSVRQIDAALAEAKGLPYDAKGVIVTAVEPGSPADQMGLRVDDVILSLNDKPMDTARAFADTASNRVRTWQIILQRDGRVTRSIVSG; encoded by the coding sequence ATGTCGATGCGCACACTGGTTCTGGCAGGTGTCGCTGTTGCTGCCCTGGCTATTGGCGGCACGTTGGCGTTCTCGCCATGGAATGGGCCTAGCCAGGCGCAGGTCGCCGTGGCGGTTGCCCCTCCGCAGCCCGCGCCCCGCGTCGTTCCCCGGAGCGACGAGCAGGTCAAGCTCAGCTTCGCTCCGGTGGTCAAGGCCGTGTCGCCCTCGGTGGTCAACGTCTATGCCACCCGGATCGAGCAGGCGCAGGCCTCGCCTTTTGCCAATGATCCGTTCTTCTCGCGCTTCTTCGGCCAGGGCCAGTTGCAAACCCGGCCCCGGGAGTCCAGGTCGCTGGGTTCCGGTGTCATTGTCGATGCCGGCGGCGTGATCCTCACCAATCGCCACGTCATCGAGGGCGCCACCGATGTCCGTATCGCCCTTTCCGACGGTCGCGAGTTCGCCGTCGATATCGTCATTGAGGATGCGCAGACCGACCTGGCCGTGCTGCGTGTCCGCGATCCCGGCAGCACCAACTTCCCCGCCATCACGTTCTCGGACTCCGACGCCCTGCAGGTGGGTGATCTCGTCCTTGCCATCGGCAACCCCTTCGGCGTGGGACAGACCGTTACCTCTGGCATCGTTTCGGCTTTGGCGCGCACAGGGGTCGAGAGCTCGGACTACGAGTTCTTCATCCAGACGGACGCCGCCATCAACCCCGGCAATTCCGGCGGCGCCCTGGTCGATCTCGATGGCAGGCTGGTCGGCATCAACACCGCCATCTATTCGCAGACCGGTGGCTCGGTCGGTATCGGTTTCGCCATCCCGGCCAATATGGCGCGCCTCGTCGCCGATGCTGGCGTCAAGGGCGGGGAGATCATCCGGCCTTGGTTCGGCGCAAAGATGCAGGCGGTCAATTCCGATATCGCCGCGAGCCTGGGCATGGCGGCTCCGCATGGTGCGCTCATCACCGAGGTGGCGCCCGATGGCCCGGCCGCCCGGGCTGGCTTTGCATCCGGCGACGTGATCCTGGCGGTCGACGGCACTGCCGTGAATGACCCCAGCGCCTTCAATTTCCGCCTTGCCACCAAGCCGATCGGGGAAACCACGGTGCTGTCCCGGCAGCGCTCGGGCGTTACCGAAGATGTCAGCCTTCAAGTCGAGGCTGCACCGGCGGTTGGCGACGATGCTGTCGCGTCCATATCGGGCAATTCGCGCTTTGCCGGCACCAGTGTGCGCCAGATCGATGCTGCACTGGCCGAAGCCAAGGGACTGCCTTACGACGCCAAGGGCGTCATCGTTACCGCCGTCGAGCCGGGCTCACCGGCCGACCAGATGGGCCTGCGTGTCGACGACGTCATCCTGTCGCTGAACGACAAGCCGATGGACACGGCAAGGGCCTTCGCCGACACGGCGTCCAACCGCGTGCGGACATGGCAAATCATCCTGCAGCGGGACGGGCGGGTGACGCGCAGCATCGTCAGCGGCTAG
- the folB gene encoding dihydroneopterin aldolase: MGQNFTGDRIILKDLGFYGYHGVFAEEAKLGQRFFVDLELGADLSATATTDRLSTGISYADIYDVVKTAFDSRRMKLIEAVAQNIVDEIFDKFQRVEWVIIRIRKPEAPIAMVQGEAGVELHRQRKAQ; this comes from the coding sequence GTGGGTCAGAATTTCACGGGCGACCGTATCATTTTGAAAGACCTCGGCTTTTATGGCTACCACGGCGTATTTGCCGAAGAGGCCAAGCTGGGCCAGCGATTCTTCGTCGACCTGGAACTTGGCGCCGACCTCTCCGCCACTGCTACCACCGACCGCCTCAGCACCGGCATTTCCTATGCCGACATCTACGACGTGGTGAAAACCGCCTTCGACTCTCGGCGCATGAAATTGATCGAGGCCGTGGCGCAGAACATCGTCGACGAGATCTTCGACAAATTTCAACGGGTAGAGTGGGTCATCATTCGCATCCGCAAGCCGGAGGCGCCCATTGCCATGGTGCAGGGTGAGGCCGGCGTGGAACTGCATCGGCAGCGGAAAGCCCAATGA